A stretch of the Nerophis ophidion isolate RoL-2023_Sa linkage group LG27, RoL_Noph_v1.0, whole genome shotgun sequence genome encodes the following:
- the LOC133544310 gene encoding uncharacterized protein LOC133544310 isoform X3 — MTWDMVAALRSQAVRMGEMPFRELDGRAVGFGAHAKRTYSALYESPNGDDQSYLQWLRGKQTKPGSTMYAFQRYVLKRDKNAQTQTAAAGRDASGKCSSQVCMTLFTGEEEPTDAMLVEAAMEVESQPSTTSQTMRTPLEAGPSRLTAPIAGHDAAASPLTSGAELLPKSWRQTLPEEQHDWVGRALFFRGPKGKAVLKSGLQLWWQPPKKLPYYTQPPASSAVFFLSRFFLWCPYKLWGCKLECPKCKHKLTGFGLYKTLRKVLDLSDWYYMATEYLECHACHKKYAAWASNIIGQLSTAKQAEFPAILTYRLSCDKKVIRQMQARTLGNSATRLLSYLVEEHSREWQTRALGYLEVMARFRSVSSFPLPRACIPPMRPLPSVSSLLSVYVREVLPLMEHPKARITSTFGSILKMDSTKKMTKKLAGEAAGTAAWVTNVGNELGQVLMSVLTAAEGGGLLAMAQGLMRRYREAGRDPPHVLYVDRDCCCSAAGQPKVAATFGEWDRLVVRLDAWHLMRRFARGVSTETHTLYGKFMNRLSFAMFEWDEGDMSRLREAKRAERGGNAHVEPSRKELHRHCRRRTRGVEETTRLVQEVLDHLWDAKDTLGVKLFDQGRMKEIWSTQRRHLGCIQDPPGVALYTRTSTVTRGGVALPVFRCARGSTSLESFHLHLSRFIPGTSANALHFQVYLLEGLCRWNEGRGRAAVKGTDDVTVQCYDAGLQDALAQLTQELMGLTLVDNYTPASKYTGEVIGLQYLYAQTGVVLQSHIVDDPDQPVSDDMEDEDQLEDDEGYDDEPVGIEQYTEC, encoded by the exons ATGACGTGGG ACATGGTCGCCGCCCTTCGCTCTCAGGCCGTGCGCATGGGGGAGATGCCCTTCAGGGAGCTGGATGGCAGAGCAGTGGGTTTTGGGGCTCATGCCAAAAGGACATACTCCGCACTGTATGAATCCCCCAACGGCGATGATCAATC CTACTTGCAATGGCTACGAGGCAAGCAAACCAAACCGGGTTCCACCATGTATGCCTTCCAGCGTTACGTGTTGAAGCGTGACAAGAATGCACAAACGCAGACCGCCGCGGCCGGACGTGACGCCTCAGGTAAATGCTCTTCCCAGGTTTGTATGACTTTGTTTACAGGTGAAGAGGAGCCCACTGATGCAATGCTCGTTGAAGCGGCCATGGAGGTGGAATCTCAGC CTTCTACTACCTCGCAGACAATGAGGACGCCGCTGGAAGCAGGCCCTTCCCGCCTTACCGCTCCTATCGCCGGACATGATGCTGCTGCGTCGCCCCTGACTTCAGGTGCCGAG TTGCTGCCCAAGTCCTGGCGACAGACGCTGCCGGAAGAACAGCACGACTGGGTGGGCCGTGCGCTTTTTTTCCGAGGTCCCAAGGGGAAAGCGGTTCTCAAGTCTGGGCTGCAACTGTGGTGGCAACCTCCTAAGAAATTGCCGTATTACACGCAGCCCCCTGCTTCGTCCGCCGTCTTTTTCCTCTCGCGCTTTTTCCTGTGGTGCCCGTACAAGCTTTGGGGCTGCAAACTGGAGTGCCCAAAATGCAAGCACAAGCTGACGGGTTTTGGACTGTACAAGACCCTGAGAAAGGTCTTGGACTTAAGTGACTGGTACTACATGGCCACAGAGTATCTGGAGTGCCACGCGTGCCACAAGAAGTATGCCGCTTGGGCCAGCAACATCATCGGGCAGCTGAGCACGGCAAAACAGGCAGAGTTCCCGGCGATCCTCACCTACAG GTTATCTTGTGACAAGAAGGTCATACGGCAAATGCAGGCTCGCACGCTGGGTAACAGTGCCACTCGGCTTCTCTCCTACTTGGTAGAGGAGCACTCACGAGAGTGGCAGACTCGGGCACTCGGCTACCTGGAGGTGATGGCTCGCTTTCGCTCCGTCAGCTCCTTCCCGCTGCCGAGGGCCTGTATCCCGCCCATGCGCCCGCTGCCTAGCGTTTCCTCGCTGCTGTCGGTGTACGTGAGGGAGGTTCTTCCTCTCATGGAGCACCCGAAGGCCAGGATTACGTCTACTTTCGGAAGTATCCTGAAAATGGACTCCACCAAGAAG ATGACCAAGAAGCTGGCAGGTGAAGCCGCGGGAACGGCTGCCTGGGTCACCAACGTCGGCAACGAGCTGGGCCAGGTGCTAATGTCGGTGCTGACGGCGGCAGAGGGGGGCGGTCTGCTGGCCATGGCCCAGGGACTCATGCGCCGCTACCGAGAGGCCGGGCGAGACCCTCCTCACGTGCTCTACGTGGACCGTGACTGCTGCTGCTCCGCCGCCGGACAGCCTAAG GTGGCGGCTACGTTCGGCGAGTGGGACAGGCTGGTGGTGCGCCTGGACGCGTGGCACCTCATGCGCCGCTTTGCCAGGGGCGTTTCCACAGAGACCCACACGCTGTATGGCAAATTCATGAACAGACTCTCGTTTGCCATGTTTGAGTGGGACGAAGGGGACATGAGCCGCCTGCGCGAGGCTAAGCGGGCGGAGCGGGGCGGGAACGCCCACGTCGAGCCGTCGCGCAAGGAGCTGCACCGTCACTGCCGCCGGCGCACCAGAGGAGTGGAGGAGACCACGCGTCTTGTCCAGGAGGTGCTGGATCACCTGTGGGATGCCAAAGACACCTTGGGCGTCAAGCTTTTTGACCAAGGCAGGATGAAGGAGATTTGGAGCACTCAGCGACGCCACTTGGGCTGCATCCAGGACCCGCCTGGCGTGGCGCTTTATACAAGAACTTCCACAGTGACCAGAGGAGGGGTGGCTCTTCCCGTCTTCCGCTGTGCAAGGGGCTCCACTTCTCTGGAGAGCTTCCACCTGCACTTGTCCCGTTTCATTCCAG GTACGTCGGCCAACGCGCTCCATTTCCAGGTTTACCTTCTGGAGGGTCTGTGTAGGTGGAACGAGGGCCGAGGAAGAGCGGCGGTGAAAGGGACCGATGATGTCACGGTGCAGTGTTACGACGCCGGCCTGCAAGACGCGCTCGCGCAGCTGACACAAGAGCTCATGGGTCTCACGCTGGTTGACAATTACACCCCGGCGAGCAAGTACACAG GAGAGGTTATTGGCCTCCAGTATCTGTATGCCCAGACTGGCGTCGTGCTGCAGTCCCACATTGTGGATGATCCGGACCAGCCTGTCTCAGATGACATGGAGGACGAAGACCAACTCGAGGATGATGAGGGTTACGATGACGAGCCAGTGGGAATCGAGCAGTATACGG AATGTTAG
- the LOC133544310 gene encoding uncharacterized protein LOC133544310 isoform X1: protein MTWDMVAALRSQAVRMGEMPFRELDGRAVGFGAHAKRTYSALYESPNGDDQSYLQWLRGKQTKPGSTMYAFQRYVLKRDKNAQTQTAAAGRDASGKCSSQVCMTLFTGEEEPTDAMLVEAAMEVESQPSTTSQTMRTPLEAGPSRLTAPIAGHDAAASPLTSGAELLPKSWRQTLPEEQHDWVGRALFFRGPKGKAVLKSGLQLWWQPPKKLPYYTQPPASSAVFFLSRFFLWCPYKLWGCKLECPKCKHKLTGFGLYKTLRKVLDLSDWYYMATEYLECHACHKKYAAWASNIIGQLSTAKQAEFPAILTYRLSCDKKVIRQMQARTLGNSATRLLSYLVEEHSREWQTRALGYLEVMARFRSVSSFPLPRACIPPMRPLPSVSSLLSVYVREVLPLMEHPKARITSTFGSILKMDSTKKMTKKLAGEAAGTAAWVTNVGNELGQVLMSVLTAAEGGGLLAMAQGLMRRYREAGRDPPHVLYVDRDCCCSAAGQPKVAATFGEWDRLVVRLDAWHLMRRFARGVSTETHTLYGKFMNRLSFAMFEWDEGDMSRLREAKRAERGGNAHVEPSRKELHRHCRRRTRGVEETTRLVQEVLDHLWDAKDTLGVKLFDQGRMKEIWSTQRRHLGCIQDPPGVALYTRTSTVTRGGVALPVFRCARGSTSLESFHLHLSRFIPGTSANALHFQVYLLEGLCRWNEGRGRAAVKGTDDVTVQCYDAGLQDALAQLTQELMGLTLVDNYTPASKYTGEVIGLQYLYAQTGVVLQSHIVDDPDQPVSDDMEDEDQLEDDEGYDDEPVGIEQYTGDRHSSMTRPPDDEPAEEKEEEEVSSFS from the exons ATGACGTGGG ACATGGTCGCCGCCCTTCGCTCTCAGGCCGTGCGCATGGGGGAGATGCCCTTCAGGGAGCTGGATGGCAGAGCAGTGGGTTTTGGGGCTCATGCCAAAAGGACATACTCCGCACTGTATGAATCCCCCAACGGCGATGATCAATC CTACTTGCAATGGCTACGAGGCAAGCAAACCAAACCGGGTTCCACCATGTATGCCTTCCAGCGTTACGTGTTGAAGCGTGACAAGAATGCACAAACGCAGACCGCCGCGGCCGGACGTGACGCCTCAGGTAAATGCTCTTCCCAGGTTTGTATGACTTTGTTTACAGGTGAAGAGGAGCCCACTGATGCAATGCTCGTTGAAGCGGCCATGGAGGTGGAATCTCAGC CTTCTACTACCTCGCAGACAATGAGGACGCCGCTGGAAGCAGGCCCTTCCCGCCTTACCGCTCCTATCGCCGGACATGATGCTGCTGCGTCGCCCCTGACTTCAGGTGCCGAG TTGCTGCCCAAGTCCTGGCGACAGACGCTGCCGGAAGAACAGCACGACTGGGTGGGCCGTGCGCTTTTTTTCCGAGGTCCCAAGGGGAAAGCGGTTCTCAAGTCTGGGCTGCAACTGTGGTGGCAACCTCCTAAGAAATTGCCGTATTACACGCAGCCCCCTGCTTCGTCCGCCGTCTTTTTCCTCTCGCGCTTTTTCCTGTGGTGCCCGTACAAGCTTTGGGGCTGCAAACTGGAGTGCCCAAAATGCAAGCACAAGCTGACGGGTTTTGGACTGTACAAGACCCTGAGAAAGGTCTTGGACTTAAGTGACTGGTACTACATGGCCACAGAGTATCTGGAGTGCCACGCGTGCCACAAGAAGTATGCCGCTTGGGCCAGCAACATCATCGGGCAGCTGAGCACGGCAAAACAGGCAGAGTTCCCGGCGATCCTCACCTACAG GTTATCTTGTGACAAGAAGGTCATACGGCAAATGCAGGCTCGCACGCTGGGTAACAGTGCCACTCGGCTTCTCTCCTACTTGGTAGAGGAGCACTCACGAGAGTGGCAGACTCGGGCACTCGGCTACCTGGAGGTGATGGCTCGCTTTCGCTCCGTCAGCTCCTTCCCGCTGCCGAGGGCCTGTATCCCGCCCATGCGCCCGCTGCCTAGCGTTTCCTCGCTGCTGTCGGTGTACGTGAGGGAGGTTCTTCCTCTCATGGAGCACCCGAAGGCCAGGATTACGTCTACTTTCGGAAGTATCCTGAAAATGGACTCCACCAAGAAG ATGACCAAGAAGCTGGCAGGTGAAGCCGCGGGAACGGCTGCCTGGGTCACCAACGTCGGCAACGAGCTGGGCCAGGTGCTAATGTCGGTGCTGACGGCGGCAGAGGGGGGCGGTCTGCTGGCCATGGCCCAGGGACTCATGCGCCGCTACCGAGAGGCCGGGCGAGACCCTCCTCACGTGCTCTACGTGGACCGTGACTGCTGCTGCTCCGCCGCCGGACAGCCTAAG GTGGCGGCTACGTTCGGCGAGTGGGACAGGCTGGTGGTGCGCCTGGACGCGTGGCACCTCATGCGCCGCTTTGCCAGGGGCGTTTCCACAGAGACCCACACGCTGTATGGCAAATTCATGAACAGACTCTCGTTTGCCATGTTTGAGTGGGACGAAGGGGACATGAGCCGCCTGCGCGAGGCTAAGCGGGCGGAGCGGGGCGGGAACGCCCACGTCGAGCCGTCGCGCAAGGAGCTGCACCGTCACTGCCGCCGGCGCACCAGAGGAGTGGAGGAGACCACGCGTCTTGTCCAGGAGGTGCTGGATCACCTGTGGGATGCCAAAGACACCTTGGGCGTCAAGCTTTTTGACCAAGGCAGGATGAAGGAGATTTGGAGCACTCAGCGACGCCACTTGGGCTGCATCCAGGACCCGCCTGGCGTGGCGCTTTATACAAGAACTTCCACAGTGACCAGAGGAGGGGTGGCTCTTCCCGTCTTCCGCTGTGCAAGGGGCTCCACTTCTCTGGAGAGCTTCCACCTGCACTTGTCCCGTTTCATTCCAG GTACGTCGGCCAACGCGCTCCATTTCCAGGTTTACCTTCTGGAGGGTCTGTGTAGGTGGAACGAGGGCCGAGGAAGAGCGGCGGTGAAAGGGACCGATGATGTCACGGTGCAGTGTTACGACGCCGGCCTGCAAGACGCGCTCGCGCAGCTGACACAAGAGCTCATGGGTCTCACGCTGGTTGACAATTACACCCCGGCGAGCAAGTACACAG GAGAGGTTATTGGCCTCCAGTATCTGTATGCCCAGACTGGCGTCGTGCTGCAGTCCCACATTGTGGATGATCCGGACCAGCCTGTCTCAGATGACATGGAGGACGAAGACCAACTCGAGGATGATGAGGGTTACGATGACGAGCCAGTGGGAATCGAGCAGTATACGGGTGACCGCCATTCCTCCATGACTCGGCCTCCCGACGATGAGCCAGCAGAagagaaggaagaagaagaagtgtcATCTTTCTCCTGA
- the LOC133544310 gene encoding uncharacterized protein LOC133544310 isoform X2: MVAALRSQAVRMGEMPFRELDGRAVGFGAHAKRTYSALYESPNGDDQSYLQWLRGKQTKPGSTMYAFQRYVLKRDKNAQTQTAAAGRDASGKCSSQVCMTLFTGEEEPTDAMLVEAAMEVESQPSTTSQTMRTPLEAGPSRLTAPIAGHDAAASPLTSGAELLPKSWRQTLPEEQHDWVGRALFFRGPKGKAVLKSGLQLWWQPPKKLPYYTQPPASSAVFFLSRFFLWCPYKLWGCKLECPKCKHKLTGFGLYKTLRKVLDLSDWYYMATEYLECHACHKKYAAWASNIIGQLSTAKQAEFPAILTYRLSCDKKVIRQMQARTLGNSATRLLSYLVEEHSREWQTRALGYLEVMARFRSVSSFPLPRACIPPMRPLPSVSSLLSVYVREVLPLMEHPKARITSTFGSILKMDSTKKMTKKLAGEAAGTAAWVTNVGNELGQVLMSVLTAAEGGGLLAMAQGLMRRYREAGRDPPHVLYVDRDCCCSAAGQPKVAATFGEWDRLVVRLDAWHLMRRFARGVSTETHTLYGKFMNRLSFAMFEWDEGDMSRLREAKRAERGGNAHVEPSRKELHRHCRRRTRGVEETTRLVQEVLDHLWDAKDTLGVKLFDQGRMKEIWSTQRRHLGCIQDPPGVALYTRTSTVTRGGVALPVFRCARGSTSLESFHLHLSRFIPGTSANALHFQVYLLEGLCRWNEGRGRAAVKGTDDVTVQCYDAGLQDALAQLTQELMGLTLVDNYTPASKYTGEVIGLQYLYAQTGVVLQSHIVDDPDQPVSDDMEDEDQLEDDEGYDDEPVGIEQYTGDRHSSMTRPPDDEPAEEKEEEEVSSFS, encoded by the exons ATGGTCGCCGCCCTTCGCTCTCAGGCCGTGCGCATGGGGGAGATGCCCTTCAGGGAGCTGGATGGCAGAGCAGTGGGTTTTGGGGCTCATGCCAAAAGGACATACTCCGCACTGTATGAATCCCCCAACGGCGATGATCAATC CTACTTGCAATGGCTACGAGGCAAGCAAACCAAACCGGGTTCCACCATGTATGCCTTCCAGCGTTACGTGTTGAAGCGTGACAAGAATGCACAAACGCAGACCGCCGCGGCCGGACGTGACGCCTCAGGTAAATGCTCTTCCCAGGTTTGTATGACTTTGTTTACAGGTGAAGAGGAGCCCACTGATGCAATGCTCGTTGAAGCGGCCATGGAGGTGGAATCTCAGC CTTCTACTACCTCGCAGACAATGAGGACGCCGCTGGAAGCAGGCCCTTCCCGCCTTACCGCTCCTATCGCCGGACATGATGCTGCTGCGTCGCCCCTGACTTCAGGTGCCGAG TTGCTGCCCAAGTCCTGGCGACAGACGCTGCCGGAAGAACAGCACGACTGGGTGGGCCGTGCGCTTTTTTTCCGAGGTCCCAAGGGGAAAGCGGTTCTCAAGTCTGGGCTGCAACTGTGGTGGCAACCTCCTAAGAAATTGCCGTATTACACGCAGCCCCCTGCTTCGTCCGCCGTCTTTTTCCTCTCGCGCTTTTTCCTGTGGTGCCCGTACAAGCTTTGGGGCTGCAAACTGGAGTGCCCAAAATGCAAGCACAAGCTGACGGGTTTTGGACTGTACAAGACCCTGAGAAAGGTCTTGGACTTAAGTGACTGGTACTACATGGCCACAGAGTATCTGGAGTGCCACGCGTGCCACAAGAAGTATGCCGCTTGGGCCAGCAACATCATCGGGCAGCTGAGCACGGCAAAACAGGCAGAGTTCCCGGCGATCCTCACCTACAG GTTATCTTGTGACAAGAAGGTCATACGGCAAATGCAGGCTCGCACGCTGGGTAACAGTGCCACTCGGCTTCTCTCCTACTTGGTAGAGGAGCACTCACGAGAGTGGCAGACTCGGGCACTCGGCTACCTGGAGGTGATGGCTCGCTTTCGCTCCGTCAGCTCCTTCCCGCTGCCGAGGGCCTGTATCCCGCCCATGCGCCCGCTGCCTAGCGTTTCCTCGCTGCTGTCGGTGTACGTGAGGGAGGTTCTTCCTCTCATGGAGCACCCGAAGGCCAGGATTACGTCTACTTTCGGAAGTATCCTGAAAATGGACTCCACCAAGAAG ATGACCAAGAAGCTGGCAGGTGAAGCCGCGGGAACGGCTGCCTGGGTCACCAACGTCGGCAACGAGCTGGGCCAGGTGCTAATGTCGGTGCTGACGGCGGCAGAGGGGGGCGGTCTGCTGGCCATGGCCCAGGGACTCATGCGCCGCTACCGAGAGGCCGGGCGAGACCCTCCTCACGTGCTCTACGTGGACCGTGACTGCTGCTGCTCCGCCGCCGGACAGCCTAAG GTGGCGGCTACGTTCGGCGAGTGGGACAGGCTGGTGGTGCGCCTGGACGCGTGGCACCTCATGCGCCGCTTTGCCAGGGGCGTTTCCACAGAGACCCACACGCTGTATGGCAAATTCATGAACAGACTCTCGTTTGCCATGTTTGAGTGGGACGAAGGGGACATGAGCCGCCTGCGCGAGGCTAAGCGGGCGGAGCGGGGCGGGAACGCCCACGTCGAGCCGTCGCGCAAGGAGCTGCACCGTCACTGCCGCCGGCGCACCAGAGGAGTGGAGGAGACCACGCGTCTTGTCCAGGAGGTGCTGGATCACCTGTGGGATGCCAAAGACACCTTGGGCGTCAAGCTTTTTGACCAAGGCAGGATGAAGGAGATTTGGAGCACTCAGCGACGCCACTTGGGCTGCATCCAGGACCCGCCTGGCGTGGCGCTTTATACAAGAACTTCCACAGTGACCAGAGGAGGGGTGGCTCTTCCCGTCTTCCGCTGTGCAAGGGGCTCCACTTCTCTGGAGAGCTTCCACCTGCACTTGTCCCGTTTCATTCCAG GTACGTCGGCCAACGCGCTCCATTTCCAGGTTTACCTTCTGGAGGGTCTGTGTAGGTGGAACGAGGGCCGAGGAAGAGCGGCGGTGAAAGGGACCGATGATGTCACGGTGCAGTGTTACGACGCCGGCCTGCAAGACGCGCTCGCGCAGCTGACACAAGAGCTCATGGGTCTCACGCTGGTTGACAATTACACCCCGGCGAGCAAGTACACAG GAGAGGTTATTGGCCTCCAGTATCTGTATGCCCAGACTGGCGTCGTGCTGCAGTCCCACATTGTGGATGATCCGGACCAGCCTGTCTCAGATGACATGGAGGACGAAGACCAACTCGAGGATGATGAGGGTTACGATGACGAGCCAGTGGGAATCGAGCAGTATACGGGTGACCGCCATTCCTCCATGACTCGGCCTCCCGACGATGAGCCAGCAGAagagaaggaagaagaagaagtgtcATCTTTCTCCTGA